The proteins below come from a single Streptomyces sp. M92 genomic window:
- a CDS encoding glycoside hydrolase family 15 protein, producing MHPHIEDYALIGDEQTAGLVGTDGSVDWLCLPRFDSAACFAKLLGDEDNGHWRIAPKGAQRCTRRAYRPDTLVLDTEWETADGAVRVTDFMPQRDRAPDLVRVVEGLRGEVTVHSVLRLRFDYGSVVPWMRRTDGHRVAVAGPDSAWLRSEPEVRSWGQDFGTHAEFTIAEGEKVAFVLTWHPSHEPRPPLVDPFIALEHSVEDWRAWAAHCRYDGPHRDAVVRSLITLKALTYKPTGGIVAAPTTSLPEEPGGVRNWDYRFCWLRDSTLTLGALLSAGYLEEAEAWRDWLLRAVAGNPADLQIMYGLAGERRLPEFELPWLSGFAGSTPVRVGNDAVNQLQLDVYGEVMDSLSLARLAGMHPQPQMWELQCALMDFLATAWREPDEGLWEVRGGRRQFVHSKVMTWVALDRAVRTLENHPELSGGDPDGWRALRDEVHREVCDKGYDPKRNTFTQSYGSRELDASLLLIPRVGFLPPDDPRVVGTVDAIGAELSRDGLVRRYSTEGEPVDGLPGSEGTFLVCSFWYADALHATGRTKEARALFERLVGLANDVGLLAEEYDPVAGHQLGNFPQAFSHVGLVNTALALFGDEGAG from the coding sequence GTGCACCCCCACATCGAGGACTACGCGCTCATCGGCGACGAGCAGACCGCGGGTCTGGTCGGCACGGACGGTTCCGTCGACTGGCTCTGTCTGCCCCGTTTCGACTCCGCCGCCTGCTTCGCCAAGCTGCTCGGCGACGAGGACAACGGTCACTGGCGCATCGCCCCCAAGGGGGCTCAGCGCTGCACTCGGCGCGCCTACCGGCCGGACACCCTGGTCCTGGACACCGAGTGGGAGACCGCGGACGGCGCGGTTCGGGTCACCGACTTCATGCCCCAGCGCGACCGCGCCCCCGACCTCGTACGCGTCGTGGAGGGTCTGCGCGGCGAGGTCACCGTGCACAGTGTGCTGCGGCTGCGCTTCGACTACGGCTCGGTCGTGCCCTGGATGCGCCGGACCGACGGGCACCGGGTCGCGGTCGCCGGGCCGGACTCGGCGTGGCTGCGCAGCGAGCCGGAGGTGCGCAGCTGGGGGCAGGACTTCGGGACCCATGCGGAGTTCACGATCGCCGAGGGCGAGAAGGTCGCCTTCGTCCTCACCTGGCACCCCTCGCACGAGCCCCGCCCTCCGCTGGTCGACCCGTTCATCGCCCTGGAGCACAGCGTCGAGGACTGGCGGGCCTGGGCCGCGCACTGCCGCTACGACGGCCCGCACCGGGACGCCGTCGTCCGTTCGCTGATCACCCTGAAGGCGCTCACCTACAAGCCCACCGGCGGCATCGTGGCCGCGCCGACCACCTCGCTGCCCGAGGAGCCGGGCGGCGTGCGCAACTGGGACTACCGTTTCTGCTGGCTGCGCGACTCCACCCTCACCCTGGGCGCCCTGCTGTCGGCCGGGTACCTGGAGGAGGCCGAGGCCTGGCGCGACTGGCTGCTGCGCGCGGTCGCGGGCAACCCGGCCGACCTGCAGATCATGTACGGCCTGGCGGGTGAGCGGCGGCTGCCGGAGTTCGAGCTGCCGTGGCTGTCCGGTTTCGCCGGGTCCACGCCCGTACGGGTCGGCAACGACGCGGTGAACCAGCTCCAGCTGGACGTGTACGGCGAGGTCATGGACTCCCTGTCGCTGGCCCGGCTGGCCGGCATGCACCCGCAGCCGCAGATGTGGGAGCTGCAGTGCGCGCTGATGGACTTCCTGGCCACGGCGTGGCGCGAGCCCGACGAAGGGCTGTGGGAGGTGCGCGGCGGGCGCCGCCAGTTCGTGCACTCGAAGGTGATGACGTGGGTGGCGCTGGACCGGGCGGTGCGCACCCTGGAGAACCATCCCGAGCTGAGCGGCGGTGACCCGGACGGCTGGCGCGCGCTGCGCGACGAGGTGCACCGGGAGGTGTGCGACAAGGGCTACGACCCAAAGCGCAACACCTTCACCCAGTCCTACGGCTCGCGGGAGCTGGACGCCTCGCTGCTGCTCATCCCGCGCGTCGGGTTCCTGCCGCCGGACGACCCCCGGGTCGTCGGGACGGTCGACGCGATCGGCGCGGAGTTGTCCCGGGACGGGCTCGTGCGCCGGTACAGCACCGAGGGCGAGCCGGTCGACGGGCTGCCGGGCAGCGAGGGCACCTTCCTGGTGTGCTCGTTCTGGTACGCGGACGCGCTGCACGCGACGGGCCGGACCAAGGAGGCCCGTGCGCTGTTCGAGCGGCTGGTCGGGCTCGCCAACGACGTGGGGCTGCTGGCCGAGGAGTACGACCCGGTCGCCGGCCATCAGCTGGGCAACTTCCCGCAGGCGTTCAGCCACGTCGGTCTGGTGAACACGGCCCTCGCCCTGTTCGGGGACGAGGGGGCAGGATAG
- the amaP gene encoding alkaline shock response membrane anchor protein AmaP, giving the protein MRTVLRTVDRVLLGLVGLVLLALGGSVLAIGFGAPAPSWWLHQGPHDVLLTAAERTRWREAGWWWPVVIAALAVLLLLALWWLVAVVRRRRLTEVLVDTGDGEGAALRGRALEAVIAQEADGVDGVERTRVRLTGRRTSPAARVRLLLAPHVDPGTALDDLTTRALTHARTSANLAALPAEVQLKGVKHGAERVS; this is encoded by the coding sequence GTGAGGACGGTGCTCAGGACCGTCGACCGGGTGCTTCTGGGGCTGGTGGGCCTTGTCCTGCTCGCCCTCGGCGGCTCGGTGCTGGCCATCGGTTTCGGCGCCCCCGCGCCCTCCTGGTGGCTGCACCAGGGGCCGCACGACGTGCTGCTCACCGCCGCCGAGCGGACCAGGTGGCGGGAGGCCGGCTGGTGGTGGCCGGTCGTCATCGCCGCGCTCGCCGTTCTGCTGCTGCTCGCCCTGTGGTGGCTCGTGGCCGTGGTGCGCCGCCGCCGGCTCACCGAGGTGCTCGTCGACACCGGTGACGGCGAGGGCGCGGCGCTGCGCGGCCGGGCCCTGGAGGCCGTCATCGCCCAGGAGGCCGACGGTGTGGACGGGGTCGAACGGACCAGGGTCCGGCTCACCGGCCGCCGCACCTCCCCGGCCGCCCGGGTCCGTCTCCTCCTCGCCCCCCACGTCGACCCCGGCACCGCCCTCGACGACCTCACCACCCGCGCCCTGACCCACGCCCGCACCTCGGCGAACCTCGCGGCCCTTCCGGCCGAGGTCCAGCTCAAAGGCGTCAAGCACGGTGCCGAGCGGGTCAGCTGA
- a CDS encoding Asp23/Gls24 family envelope stress response protein — MSDLTEKDTPETGAQRAQGARRGGGAPGERGRTTIADGVVEKITGMAARDVAGVHAMGSGMSRTFGAVRDRVPGGTKSVTRGVKAEVGEKQTALDLEIVVEYGVSISDVARDVRENVVAAVERMTGLEVVEVNIAVSDVKLPDEEDEEQPEPRIK, encoded by the coding sequence ATGAGTGACCTGACGGAGAAGGACACGCCCGAGACCGGAGCCCAGCGAGCACAAGGCGCCCGGCGCGGCGGTGGAGCCCCCGGCGAACGGGGCCGCACCACCATCGCCGACGGCGTCGTGGAGAAGATCACTGGAATGGCGGCACGCGACGTCGCCGGTGTGCACGCCATGGGCAGCGGCATGTCCCGCACCTTCGGCGCCGTGCGCGACCGGGTGCCCGGGGGCACCAAGTCGGTGACGCGCGGCGTCAAGGCCGAGGTCGGCGAGAAGCAGACCGCCCTCGATCTCGAGATCGTCGTCGAATACGGCGTGTCGATCTCGGACGTGGCCCGCGATGTGCGGGAGAACGTGGTGGCGGCCGTGGAGCGGATGACCGGCCTCGAGGTCGTCGAGGTCAACATCGCGGTCAGCGACGTGAAGCTGCCCGACGAGGAGGACGAGGAGCAGCCGGAGCCTCGGATCAAGTGA
- a CDS encoding SURF1 family cytochrome oxidase biogenesis protein encodes MYRFLLSRQWVILTLIAVLLIPTMIWLGFWQMHRYEDRTARNDLVARALDAAPVPAESLTAPGKKITTSERYRTVTAQGRFDTDREVVVRRRTDSDDNIGYHVLTPFVLDDGRILLVNRGWIPADGPSQTAFPEIPAPPGGEITVTGRLMPDETTEASGIKDLEGLPDRQIMLINSEQQAERLDAPVLGGYVALIEPEPENNTPERIGKPGNADAALNFAYAIQWWLFAAAVPVGWWFLVRREKREREAAEDVAPAQAEPAKV; translated from the coding sequence GTGTACCGCTTCCTCCTGTCCCGCCAGTGGGTGATCCTCACCCTGATCGCCGTGCTGCTCATCCCCACGATGATCTGGCTGGGCTTCTGGCAGATGCACCGCTACGAGGATCGCACCGCCCGGAACGACCTCGTCGCGCGGGCGCTCGACGCGGCGCCGGTGCCCGCCGAGTCGCTGACCGCTCCCGGCAAGAAGATCACCACCAGTGAGCGGTACCGGACCGTCACCGCGCAGGGGCGCTTCGACACGGACCGCGAGGTCGTCGTCCGCCGCCGCACCGACTCCGACGACAACATCGGCTACCACGTGCTGACCCCGTTCGTGCTGGACGACGGCAGGATCCTGCTGGTCAACCGGGGCTGGATCCCCGCCGACGGCCCGAGCCAGACCGCGTTCCCCGAGATCCCCGCACCGCCCGGCGGAGAGATCACCGTCACCGGGCGGCTGATGCCCGACGAGACGACCGAGGCGAGCGGCATCAAGGACCTGGAGGGCCTGCCGGACCGGCAGATCATGCTCATCAACAGCGAGCAGCAGGCCGAGCGCCTGGACGCCCCGGTGCTCGGCGGGTACGTCGCCCTGATCGAGCCGGAGCCGGAGAACAACACCCCGGAGCGGATCGGCAAACCCGGCAACGCGGACGCCGCGCTGAACTTCGCGTACGCGATCCAGTGGTGGCTGTTCGCCGCGGCCGTACCGGTCGGCTGGTGGTTCCTGGTCCGTCGCGAGAAGCGCGAACGTGAGGCCGCCGAGGACGTGGCACCGGCGCAGGCGGAACCCGCGAAGGTCTAG
- a CDS encoding SDR family oxidoreductase, with protein MDLGLKNRVYVVTGATRGLGNAAARELVADGAKVVVTGRDEKTVAEAASALGPDAVGVAADNAHPEAAGRLIAAARERFGRFDGVLISVGGPPPGFVADNTDAQWQAAFESVFLGAVRLARTAAAELEGGGVIGFVLSGSVHEPIPGLTISNGLRPGLAGFAKSLADELGPRGIRVVGLLPGRIDTDRVRELDGMSADPEATRAAAESRVPLRRYGAPEEFGRTAAFLLSPAASYVTGVMLPVDGGMRHGF; from the coding sequence ATGGATCTTGGACTGAAGAACCGGGTGTACGTCGTCACGGGAGCCACCCGGGGCCTGGGCAACGCCGCCGCGCGCGAGCTGGTCGCCGACGGGGCGAAGGTGGTCGTCACGGGGCGGGACGAGAAGACCGTCGCGGAGGCGGCCTCGGCGCTGGGGCCGGACGCGGTGGGCGTGGCCGCCGACAACGCCCACCCGGAGGCCGCCGGCCGGCTGATCGCGGCCGCCCGTGAGCGCTTCGGCCGCTTCGACGGCGTACTGATCAGCGTGGGCGGGCCGCCGCCCGGGTTCGTCGCCGACAACACGGACGCTCAGTGGCAGGCCGCGTTCGAGTCGGTGTTCCTCGGCGCGGTGCGGCTGGCCCGGACGGCGGCGGCCGAGCTGGAGGGCGGCGGCGTCATCGGCTTCGTGCTGTCGGGCTCGGTGCACGAGCCGATCCCGGGCCTGACCATCTCCAACGGCCTGCGGCCCGGCCTGGCGGGCTTCGCCAAGTCCCTCGCCGACGAGCTGGGCCCGCGCGGCATCCGCGTCGTCGGCCTGCTGCCGGGCCGCATCGACACCGACCGGGTGCGCGAGCTGGACGGCATGTCCGCCGACCCCGAGGCGACGAGGGCGGCGGCCGAGTCCCGGGTCCCGCTGCGCCGCTACGGCGCCCCGGAGGAGTTCGGCCGCACGGCGGCCTTCCTGCTGTCCCCCGCGGCGTCGTACGTCACGGGCGTGATGCTGCCGGTGGACGGCGGGATGCGGCACGGGTTCTAG
- a CDS encoding DUF6286 domain-containing protein: protein MNDPRGTEGAEGTEGSTRRLPVMEPGTETGTEGKAPGDGPPPEPGPDAADGRAGRFWSARRVPAGIVALLLLLVAAAFLYDVVAVRTGRSALGWRRDLARQLAERTLDDTWVLVGAGVAAALGLWLLLLALTPGLRKVLPMRRTLPGVRAGLHRDAAATVLRDRAMEVAGVQSARVRLRRRKARVRALSHFRELDDVGTDLDGVLDDAVRGLGLARPPAVSVRVARPGKKG, encoded by the coding sequence ATGAACGACCCCCGGGGCACCGAGGGTGCGGAGGGCACCGAGGGCAGCACCCGCCGGCTGCCCGTCATGGAGCCCGGCACGGAGACCGGCACGGAGGGGAAGGCACCCGGCGACGGACCGCCGCCGGAGCCCGGACCCGACGCCGCCGACGGACGGGCCGGCCGCTTCTGGTCGGCACGCCGCGTCCCCGCGGGCATCGTCGCGCTGCTGCTCCTGCTCGTCGCGGCCGCCTTCCTCTACGACGTCGTCGCCGTGCGTACCGGCCGCTCGGCCCTGGGCTGGCGCCGCGACCTGGCCCGGCAACTGGCCGAGCGGACCCTCGACGACACGTGGGTCCTGGTCGGCGCGGGAGTCGCCGCGGCCCTCGGGCTCTGGCTGCTGCTCCTGGCCCTCACGCCCGGCCTGCGCAAGGTGCTGCCGATGCGGCGCACCCTGCCCGGCGTACGCGCCGGGCTCCACCGGGACGCCGCCGCCACGGTGCTGCGCGACCGGGCCATGGAGGTCGCCGGAGTGCAGTCGGCGCGCGTGCGCCTGCGCCGCCGCAAGGCACGCGTGCGCGCGCTGTCCCACTTCCGCGAACTGGACGACGTAGGGACCGATCTGGACGGCGTGCTCGACGACGCGGTGCGCGGGCTGGGCCTGGCCCGGCCGCCCGCCGTGTCCGTCAGGGTGGCGCGCCCCGGGAAGAAGGGGTGA